The proteins below come from a single Mya arenaria isolate MELC-2E11 chromosome 8, ASM2691426v1 genomic window:
- the LOC128242685 gene encoding phosphatidylinositol glycan anchor biosynthesis class U protein-like yields MASAVGLGFCFAAGIVLRLSLFRTDVADWCASRVEVSNALTSWQKALDGIALQDNDISPYQGDMFHETPIMLRVFSFVTKLLGSKINYFFVFIDVLSGLALASIGHHFGRYMLAKQLSEVKSYAIGVEKIILKRDDVSTISMALVAAHFLNPYSVAVCLGRSTAVINNLFIFLTFMYMLKGNVVLCLACIAFAAYQSLYPIMLLVPAAIFFQQRSDKSQRSDLPQFLTGCSVTAMTGLGLTAALFLASYFIEGSTRFLPATTGFILGVPDLTPNLGVFWYFFTEMFEHFRPFFICVFQINAFLFTVPLAIKLKDHPVFLAYILVFLMSIFKSYPSHADVAVFVTLLPLWKHIFSYMRNTFIVTNMFLSCTVLAPILWHLWIYAGSANANFFFAIALTFSTAQIFLLTDLLFGFLRREFDLKNGVKHKLEDGKDAQIVME; encoded by the exons ATGGCGTCAGCAGTTGGGCTTGGTTTCTGCTTTGCAGCCGGCATTGTTTTGCGCCTGTCTTTGTTTAGAACTGATGTTGCTGATTGGTGTGCATCAAGGGTAGAGGTCTCCAATGCTCTGACCTCATGGCAAAAAG CTCTGGATGGTATTGCTCTTCAGGACAATGACATCTCTCCATACCAGGGGGATATGTTCCACGAG ACCCCAATTATGCTGAGGGTTTTCAGTTTTGTGACGAAGCTTCTTGGATCAAAGATCAATTACTTCTTTGTG tttATTGATGTGCTGAGTGGTCTGGCATTGGCGAGCATTGGTCATCACTTTGGCAGATATATG CTAGCGAAGCAGTTATCTGAAGTGAAGAGTTACGCCATTGGTGTGGAGAAGATAATCTTGAAGAGAGATGATGTCAGCACGATCTCCATGGCACTGGTTGCTGC CCACTTCTTGAATCCGTACAGTGTAGCAGTATGTCTGGGGCGGTCAACAGCTGTCATCAACAATCTGTTCATCTTCCTCACCTTCATGTACATGCTTAAAG GTAACGTTGTTTTGTGCCTGGCGTGTATCGCGTTCGCTGCGTACCAGTCTCTGTATCCCATAATGCTCCTAGTACCAGCGGCCATCTTCTTTCAACag AGGTCAGACAAGTCACAAAGGTCAGACTTGCCTCAGTTTTTGACAGGATGCAGTGTGACAGCCATGACAGGTCTTGGATTGACGGCGGCACTTTTCCTAGCCTCCTACTTTATCGAAGGCTCCACACGATTCCTGCCTGCTACCACTGGCTTCAT CCTGGGTGTTCCTGACCTGACCCCAAATCTTGGGGTGTTCTGGTACTTCTTCACAGAGATGTTCGAGCACTTCCGACCATTCTTCATCTGTGTGTTCCAGATCAATGCTTTCCTCTTCACCGTGCCACTTGCCATCAAACTCAA GGATCACCCGGTGTTCTTGGCATACATATTGGTGTTTCTCATGTCGATATTCAAGTCCTATCCCAGCCATGCTGATGTTGCTGTCTTCGTTACACTGTTGCCCttgtggaaacatatatttagcT aCATGCGTAACACATTCATTGTAACCAACATGTTTTTGTCGTGTACCGTGCTGGCCCCGATACTCTGGCACCTGTGGATCTATGCCGGCAGTGCCAACGCCAACTTCTTCTTCGCCATTGCCTTGACCTTCTCCACTGCTCAG ATATTCCTTTTGACCGATTTACTGTTTGGTTTCCTGCGCCGAGAGTTTGACCTAAAAAATGGTGTCAAACATAAGTTGGAGGATGGAAAAGATGCTCAAATAGTCATGGAGTAA
- the LOC128242684 gene encoding organic cation transporter protein-like produces MKFDDILRELGEFGFYQKRLYFLLCIPAISVGCYMMMNIVLLYTPEHRCQLPDDVYPNDTWMIQSEEHERLVAMYVPPDTEYTYDRCNLYQGMGDSPRVGPGAGNITHNGTLTRCSKWVYSREVFKESFTSAQNFVCEDALKTSHIQLAYYFGVLVGDLGFGLLADIIGRKKSLCIAAVLQLGAALGVAWAPNFWVYLVLEFLVGAACHGVFMASCVLGLEVVGPSKRVWAGVVIHAWFTVGLCYLSGVSWLLQHWQYIQLAVAAPCAFYLSYWWLIVESPRWLISMGRTEEARVIIEKMAHTNKASLPEKLFDSDTVQKQAGGKLWELFNNKVLFVRTMILFFNWIVVSMCYYGVTMYAGTIGGNFYLNFFLLAIIEFPAFVNIPMLDCLGRKWTHVFFMWLGGFACIGTIFTVVFGGEDLHIATLVLSLIGKLGPTGAFSVIYIFSLELYPTVLRNAGMGASSCVARFGGMVAPYIAKMGELIGGDFGKGLPLAIFGTMSILAGVLCLFLPETLNQKLPDTAKEAAQFKGHRRGVEKEVYIDEEKSDIVLKNGHIDNTDSNLNTANGNVNKAYESCKL; encoded by the exons ATGAAGTTTGATGACATTTTACGAGAACTGGGGGAGTTTGGTTTCTACCAAAAGAGGCTCTACTTTCTGCTTTGTATTCCTGCCATATCTGTTGGCTGCTACATGATGATGAACATAGTTCTGCTGTACACCCCTGAGCACAG ATGCCAGCTGCCAGATGATGTTTACCCCAATGACACTTGGATGATACAGTCAGAAGAACACGAGCGACTCGTGGCCATGTATGTGCCTCCTGACACAGAGTACACATATGACAGGTGTAACCTTTACCAGGGGATGGGGGATAGCCCGAGGGTGGGACCAGGGGCAGGGAACATCACACACAATGGTACCCTAACGCGTTGCTCCAAGTGGGTCTACAGTAGAGAGGTGTTCAAGGAGTCATTCACTTCTGCA CAAAATTTTGTATGTGAGGATGCTCTAAAGACATCCCATATTCAGCTGGCGTATTACTTTGGGGTGCTGGTAGGGGACCTTGGCTTTGGCCTTCTTGCAGATAT CATAGGTCGCAAGAAGTCCCTCTGCATTGCAGCTGTGTTACAACTGGGTGCAGCCCTTGGCGTGGCATGGGCTCCAAATTTCTGGGTGTACCTCGTCCTTGAGTTTCTGGTGGGGGCTGCTTGTCATGGGGTCTTCATGGCCTCTTGTGTGCTTG GCCTGGAGGTGGTTGGGCCGTCGAAGCGTGTGTGGGCGGGTGTTGTAATTCACGCATGGTTTACTGTCGGCCTGTGTTACCTATCAGGAGTCTCCTGGCTGCTCCAACACTGGCAGTATATCCAGCTGGCTGTTGCTGCACCGTGTGCTTTTTACCTCTCGTACTGGTG GTTAATCGTGGAGTCCCCACGCTGGCTAATCAGTATGGGACGTACAGAGGAAGCACGAGTTATCATAGAGAAGATGGCACACACAAACAAAGCTAGTCTACCAGAGAAGCTGTTTGATTCAGACACTGTGCAGAAACAGGCTGGCGGTAAACTGTGGGAGCTGTTCAATAACAAGGTGCTCTTCGTCAGAACCATGATCCTGTTTTTCAACTG GATTGTTGTGAGCATGTGCTACTATGGAGTCACCATGTACGCTGGCACCATCGGGGGAAACTTCTACCTCAACTTTTTCCTTCTCGCCATCATCGAGTTCCCGGCATTTGTAAACATTCCCATGCTGGACTGTTTGGGTCGGAAGTGGACACATGTGTTTTTCATGTGGCTAGGGGGATTTGCGTGCATTGGGACAATATTTACTGTTGTGTTTGGCGGGGAAG ACCTGCACATAGCCACCTTGGTGTTATCCCTGATTGGTAAGCTGGGCCCGACGGGAGCATTTTCTGTTATCTATATATTCTCCCTGGAGCTCTACCCTACCGTGCTTCGCAATGCTGGGATGGGAGCTAGCTCTTGTGTCGCCAGGTTTGGAGGAATGGTAGCACCATACATCGCAAAAATG GGCGAGCTGATAGGAGGGGACTTTGGTAAGGGTCTGCCACTGGCCATATTTGGTACCATGTCCATACTGGCTGGGGTACTGTGCCTCTTCCTCCCAGAAACACTCAACCAGAAACTTCCAGACACCGCCAAAGAGGCCGCCCAATTCAAGGG ACATAGACGAGGTGTGGAGAAGGAGGTGTACATTGACGAGGAAAAGTCTGATATTGTGCTGAAGAATGGCCACATAGACAATACAGACAGCAATTTGAACACCGCCAATGGCAATGTTAACAAAGCTTATGAAAGCTGTAAATTATAG